The Denticeps clupeoides chromosome 5, fDenClu1.1, whole genome shotgun sequence genome includes a region encoding these proteins:
- the iffo1b gene encoding intermediate filament family orphan 1 isoform X1: MPDLQRFSLYSSMNPLLGATALLQQHHHHHHQQQQQQQQQHHHHQQQHQDPEGIPSPFGGPDPSLLLEGADFTAAPHPAQAYLHLSRHPLQRSAAQPPAAMALRNDLGSNISVLKTLNLRFRCFLAKVHELERRNKILEKQLQQALESQSGEGGGPEDGRRAQVREVGVQTGFVGPIPLRPGSLPFQNTNNSAKRPTSLFPDGPTFPNTNPTITISLSTPSETSANTNNSNNAASSPNPPPRFLPGTIWSYNHSRKLGPGLETRVTSPGVSWVHPDGVGVQIDTITPEIRALYNVLAKVKRERDEYKRRWEEEYTVRVDLQQKVTDLQEDLQESEVCQDELALRVQQLKAELVLFRGLMSNNLSDLDSKIQEKAMKVDMDICRRIDITARLCDVAQQRNCEDMIQMFQVPTTQSAINCRPRKQTPQTVNSSDADDPMSTSDSDGGGVREDDVGCASANQINEEMQRMLTQLRECEFEDDCDSLAWEETEETLLLWEDFPGCTLPMDTVTNGCASTISGQQEECLEKVIKDTECLFKSREKEYQETIDQIELELATAKSDMNRHLHEYMEMCSMKRGLDVQMETCRRLITRSGESKSTSPGPGGGAEESDDAEKELPDPPSADPSGR, encoded by the exons ATGCCAGATTTGCAGCGCTTTAGTTTGTACTCTAGTATGAATCCTTTGTTGGGGGCGACAGCGCTTCTCcaacaacatcatcatcatcatcatcagcagcagcagcagcagcagcagcagcatcatcatcatcagcagcagcaccaggacCCTGAAGGCATCCCGTCTCCGTTCGGCGGTCCGGACCCCTCCCTGCTCCTGGAGGGGGCCGATTTCACCGCAGCCCCCCACCCCGCGCAGGCGTATTTGCATCTGAGCCGCCACCCCCTGCAGCGCTCCGCCGCGCAGCCCCCCGCGGCCATGGCCCTCAGGAACGACCTGGGCTCCAACATCAGCGTCCTGAAGACCCTCAACCTGCGCTTCCGCTGCTTCCTGGCCAAAGTGCATGAGTTGGAGAGACGCAACAAGATCCTGgagaagcagctgcagcaggcgcTTGAGAGCCAGAGCGGCGAGGGCGGGGGTCCGGAGGACGGCAGAAGGGCACAGGTGAGAGAGGTGGGGGTCCAGACCGGGTTCGTGGGGCCCATTCCACTCCGTCCTGGGTCCCTGCCTTTCCAAAACACCAACAATTCCGCGAAACGGCCCACCAGCCTGTTTCCCGACGGGCCCACTTTTCCCAACACCAATCCCACCATCACCATCAGCCTGTCCACCCCGTCGGAGACCTCGGCCAACACCAACAACTCCAACAATGCAGCATCCTCCCCCAACCCGCCACCCAGGTTCCTGCCGGGCACCATCTGGTCCTACAACCACAGCCGCAAACTGGGACCCGGCCTGGAGACCAGGGTCACGAGCCCCGGGGTGTCCTGGGTGCACCCAGACGGAGTCGGGGTCCAAATAGACACCATCACCCCGGAGATCAGAGCCCTTTACAACGTCCTGGCCAAAGTCAAGCGCGAGAGAGATGAATACAAGCGCAG GTGGGAGGAGGAGTACACCGTCAGAGTTGACCTCCAGCAAAAAGTCACAGATCTTCAAGAG GACCTTCAGGAGAGCGAGGTGTGTCAGGATGAACTGGCTCTCCGGGTGCAGCAGCTGAAGGCAGAGCTTGTCCTCTTCAGAGGGCTTATGAGCAAT AATTTGTCTGACCTTGATAGCAAGATCCAAGAGAAAGCGATGAAGGTGGACATGGACATCTGCAGGCGTATCGACATCACGGCCCGCCTGTGCGATGTGGCTCAGCAGAGGAACTGTGAAGACATGATCCAGATGTTTCAG GTACCCACTACTCAGTCCGCCATAAACTGCCGTCCGAGGAAGCAGACGCCCCAGACGGTGAACAGCAGTGATGCTGACGATCCAATGAGCACCTcggacagtgatggaggaggggTCAGGGAGGACGACGTGGGCTGtgcttcagccaatcagattaatGAGGAGATGCAGCGAATGCTGACGCAGCT CAGGGAATGTGAGTTTGAGGATGACTGCGATAGCCTGGCTTGGGAGGAGACAGAAGAAACTCTACTGTTGTGGGaggatttcccaggatgcaccttGCCCATGGATACAGTTACTAATGGATGCGCCTCAACAATAAGTGGT CAGCAAGAGGAATGTTTGGAAAAGGTTATTAAGGACACTGAGTGTCTCTTCAAATCCAGAGAGAAGGAGTACCAGGAGACCATAGATCAGATTGAG CTGGAGCTGGCCACAGCTAAGTCCGACATGAACAGGCACCTGCATGAGTACATGGAGATGTGCAGCATGAAGCGAGGCCTGGACGTCCAGATGGAGACATGCAGGAGGCTGATCACTCGGTCTGGAGAAAG TAAATCCACTTCACCTGGTCCTGGAGGGGGGGCTGAAGAAAGTGATGATGCGGAGAAGGAGCTGCCAGATCCTCCTTCTGCTGATCCCTCAGGAAGATAA
- the opn9 gene encoding opsin 9 encodes MSTGANNTWRWFLSAPSSVPPYFHSQLSFSADLSVAIFLIMTGIVSVVGNGVVLLIFWRKRKKLRPHELMTINLAICDFGYSLLGAPCPITSSLSHAWIFGERGCLFYGLQGFLFGIGSLLTTCLISLDRCFKICSVQYGQWIERKHASISIVLVWMYTFFWGCLPVFGFGSYGPEPFATSCTINWWRMKSSLNDRVYVFLILSLCFCLPTFIIISSYIAILLKVYRSSHTLAAIPSSAVTHSSKDIRLTKIAAVVCSSFLIAWMPYAIVSVYSALTAKEEHGGDAVVGTGSSHSGTSDVLTLSTLFSWASLENASSIGGSGELWNNATLDPHGQLGPRGGSGAPNMRAVSSLRPEVTLIPAMFAKSHCMFNPFIYHIMNREFREDVYYMFCGKGKKRSYSDGHRSSISLSYYHSWRRRSTPNSATHSVKEKKEKEAGHSGSMQDAPLDAAVLDTQINLEGGTGSEREREPGGSTSSSVLNGEH; translated from the exons ATGTCTACAGGAGCAAATAACACCTGGAGATGGTTTCTCTCTGCACCCTCTTCAGTGCCCCCATACTTCCATTCCCAGCTCTCCTTCTCTGCAGATCTGAGCGTGGCTATATTCCTTATCATGACAG GTATTGTATCAGTGGTCGGCAATGGGGTTGTGCTTCTTATATTTTGGCGGAAGCGGAAGAAATTACGCCCACACGAGCTGATGACCATAAATCTGGCTATATGTGATTTTGGCTACAGTCTCCTAGGGGCTCCATGTCCTATAACGTCGAG CCTGTCTCATGCTTGGATTTTTGGGGAGAGAGGCTGTCTTTTTTACGGCCTGCAGGGGTTCTTGTTTGGCATTGGGTCTTTACTCACCACCTGCCTCATCTCCCTGGATCGTTGCTTTAAGATCTGCAGTGTTCAGTACG GTCAGTGGATTGAAAGGAAGCATGCATCTATTTCCATTGTACTGGTCTGGATGTACACCTTTTTCTGGGGCTGTCTGCCAGTTTTTGGTTTCGGAAGTTATGGGCCAGAACCATTTGCAACAAGCTGCACAATTAACTG GTGGAGGATGAAGTCTTCGCTCAACGACAGGGTTTACGTCTTCCTCATCCTGAGCCTCTGCTTCTGCTTGCCCACCTTCATTATCATCTCTTCTTACATTGCAATCCTGCTGAAG GTGTATCGGTCCAGTCACACCCTGGCAGCCATTCCTTCATCTGCAGTGACACATAGCAGCAAAGACATCAGGCTTACGAAG ATTGCAGCGGTTGTCTGCTCTTCTTTCCTCATTGCCTGGATGCCCTATGCGATTGTCTCGGTCTACTCTGCACTGACGGCGAAGGAAGAGCATGGAGGAGACGCGGTGGTTGGAACTGGGAGTTCTCACTCCGGAACGAGCGACGTCCTCACTCTCTCCACCCTTTTCAGTTGGGCGTCGTTAGAAAATGCCAGCAGTATCGGCGGCTCTGGAGAGTTGTGGAATAATGCCACACTAGATCCCCACGGTCAGCTGGGGCCGAGGGGTGGTTCCGGTGCCCCGAACATGCGGGCGGTGTCAAGCCTGCGCCCCGAGGTGACGCTGATCCCGGCCATGTTTGCCAAGTCCCACTGCATGTTCAACCCCTTCATCTACCACATCATGAACCGAGAGTTCAGAGAGGACGTGTACTACATGTTCTGTGGTAAAGGAAAGAAGAGGAGCTATTCTGATG GTCACCGCAGCAGCATCAGTCTTTCTTATTATCACAGCTGGAGGAGGCGAAGCACACCCAACTCAGCCACTCACTCAGTcaaagagaagaaggagaaggaggcagGACATTCTGGCTCCATGCAGGATGCTCCATTGGACGCTGCAGTCCTAGATACTCAGATCAACCTGGAGGGGGGGACAGGGAGCGAACGGGAAAGAGAGCCGGGAGGCTCCACCTCCAGCAGTGTGCTGAATGGTGAACACTAA
- the iffo1b gene encoding intermediate filament family orphan 1 isoform X3, whose product MPDLQRFSLYSSMNPLLGATALLQQHHHHHHQQQQQQQQQHHHHQQQHQDPEGIPSPFGGPDPSLLLEGADFTAAPHPAQAYLHLSRHPLQRSAAQPPAAMALRNDLGSNISVLKTLNLRFRCFLAKVHELERRNKILEKQLQQALESQSGEGGGPEDGRRAQVREVGVQTGFVGPIPLRPGSLPFQNTNNSAKRPTSLFPDGPTFPNTNPTITISLSTPSETSANTNNSNNAASSPNPPPRFLPGTIWSYNHSRKLGPGLETRVTSPGVSWVHPDGVGVQIDTITPEIRALYNVLAKVKRERDEYKRRWEEEYTVRVDLQQKVTDLQEDLQESEVCQDELALRVQQLKAELVLFRGLMSNNLSDLDSKIQEKAMKVDMDICRRIDITARLCDVAQQRNCEDMIQMFQVPTTQSAINCRPRKQTPQTVNSSDADDPMSTSDSDGGGVREDDVGCASANQINEEMQRMLTQLRECEFEDDCDSLAWEETEETLLLWEDFPGCTLPMDTVTNGCASTISGQEECLEKVIKDTECLFKSREKEYQETIDQIELELATAKSDMNRHLHEYMEMCSMKRGLDVQMETCRRLITRSGESKSTSPGPGGGAEESDDAEKELPDPPSADPSGR is encoded by the exons ATGCCAGATTTGCAGCGCTTTAGTTTGTACTCTAGTATGAATCCTTTGTTGGGGGCGACAGCGCTTCTCcaacaacatcatcatcatcatcatcagcagcagcagcagcagcagcagcagcatcatcatcatcagcagcagcaccaggacCCTGAAGGCATCCCGTCTCCGTTCGGCGGTCCGGACCCCTCCCTGCTCCTGGAGGGGGCCGATTTCACCGCAGCCCCCCACCCCGCGCAGGCGTATTTGCATCTGAGCCGCCACCCCCTGCAGCGCTCCGCCGCGCAGCCCCCCGCGGCCATGGCCCTCAGGAACGACCTGGGCTCCAACATCAGCGTCCTGAAGACCCTCAACCTGCGCTTCCGCTGCTTCCTGGCCAAAGTGCATGAGTTGGAGAGACGCAACAAGATCCTGgagaagcagctgcagcaggcgcTTGAGAGCCAGAGCGGCGAGGGCGGGGGTCCGGAGGACGGCAGAAGGGCACAGGTGAGAGAGGTGGGGGTCCAGACCGGGTTCGTGGGGCCCATTCCACTCCGTCCTGGGTCCCTGCCTTTCCAAAACACCAACAATTCCGCGAAACGGCCCACCAGCCTGTTTCCCGACGGGCCCACTTTTCCCAACACCAATCCCACCATCACCATCAGCCTGTCCACCCCGTCGGAGACCTCGGCCAACACCAACAACTCCAACAATGCAGCATCCTCCCCCAACCCGCCACCCAGGTTCCTGCCGGGCACCATCTGGTCCTACAACCACAGCCGCAAACTGGGACCCGGCCTGGAGACCAGGGTCACGAGCCCCGGGGTGTCCTGGGTGCACCCAGACGGAGTCGGGGTCCAAATAGACACCATCACCCCGGAGATCAGAGCCCTTTACAACGTCCTGGCCAAAGTCAAGCGCGAGAGAGATGAATACAAGCGCAG GTGGGAGGAGGAGTACACCGTCAGAGTTGACCTCCAGCAAAAAGTCACAGATCTTCAAGAG GACCTTCAGGAGAGCGAGGTGTGTCAGGATGAACTGGCTCTCCGGGTGCAGCAGCTGAAGGCAGAGCTTGTCCTCTTCAGAGGGCTTATGAGCAAT AATTTGTCTGACCTTGATAGCAAGATCCAAGAGAAAGCGATGAAGGTGGACATGGACATCTGCAGGCGTATCGACATCACGGCCCGCCTGTGCGATGTGGCTCAGCAGAGGAACTGTGAAGACATGATCCAGATGTTTCAG GTACCCACTACTCAGTCCGCCATAAACTGCCGTCCGAGGAAGCAGACGCCCCAGACGGTGAACAGCAGTGATGCTGACGATCCAATGAGCACCTcggacagtgatggaggaggggTCAGGGAGGACGACGTGGGCTGtgcttcagccaatcagattaatGAGGAGATGCAGCGAATGCTGACGCAGCT CAGGGAATGTGAGTTTGAGGATGACTGCGATAGCCTGGCTTGGGAGGAGACAGAAGAAACTCTACTGTTGTGGGaggatttcccaggatgcaccttGCCCATGGATACAGTTACTAATGGATGCGCCTCAACAATAAGTGGT CAAGAGGAATGTTTGGAAAAGGTTATTAAGGACACTGAGTGTCTCTTCAAATCCAGAGAGAAGGAGTACCAGGAGACCATAGATCAGATTGAG CTGGAGCTGGCCACAGCTAAGTCCGACATGAACAGGCACCTGCATGAGTACATGGAGATGTGCAGCATGAAGCGAGGCCTGGACGTCCAGATGGAGACATGCAGGAGGCTGATCACTCGGTCTGGAGAAAG TAAATCCACTTCACCTGGTCCTGGAGGGGGGGCTGAAGAAAGTGATGATGCGGAGAAGGAGCTGCCAGATCCTCCTTCTGCTGATCCCTCAGGAAGATAA
- the iffo1b gene encoding intermediate filament family orphan 1 isoform X2, whose protein sequence is MPDLQRFSLYSSMNPLLGATALLQQHHHHHHQQQQQQQQQHHHHQQQHQDPEGIPSPFGGPDPSLLLEGADFTAAPHPAQAYLHLSRHPLQRSAAQPPAAMALRNDLGSNISVLKTLNLRFRCFLAKVHELERRNKILEKQLQQALESQSGEGGGPEDGRRAQVREVGVQTGFVGPIPLRPGSLPFQNTNNSAKRPTSLFPDGPTFPNTNPTITISLSTPSETSANTNNSNNAASSPNPPPRFLPGTIWSYNHSRKLGPGLETRVTSPGVSWVHPDGVGVQIDTITPEIRALYNVLAKVKRERDEYKRRWEEEYTVRVDLQQKVTDLQEDLQESEVCQDELALRVQQLKAELVLFRGLMSNNLSDLDSKIQEKAMKVDMDICRRIDITARLCDVAQQRNCEDMIQMFQVPTTQSAINCRPRKQTPQTVNSSDADDPMSTSDSDGGGVREDDVGCASANQINEEMQRMLTQLECEFEDDCDSLAWEETEETLLLWEDFPGCTLPMDTVTNGCASTISGQQEECLEKVIKDTECLFKSREKEYQETIDQIELELATAKSDMNRHLHEYMEMCSMKRGLDVQMETCRRLITRSGESKSTSPGPGGGAEESDDAEKELPDPPSADPSGR, encoded by the exons ATGCCAGATTTGCAGCGCTTTAGTTTGTACTCTAGTATGAATCCTTTGTTGGGGGCGACAGCGCTTCTCcaacaacatcatcatcatcatcatcagcagcagcagcagcagcagcagcagcatcatcatcatcagcagcagcaccaggacCCTGAAGGCATCCCGTCTCCGTTCGGCGGTCCGGACCCCTCCCTGCTCCTGGAGGGGGCCGATTTCACCGCAGCCCCCCACCCCGCGCAGGCGTATTTGCATCTGAGCCGCCACCCCCTGCAGCGCTCCGCCGCGCAGCCCCCCGCGGCCATGGCCCTCAGGAACGACCTGGGCTCCAACATCAGCGTCCTGAAGACCCTCAACCTGCGCTTCCGCTGCTTCCTGGCCAAAGTGCATGAGTTGGAGAGACGCAACAAGATCCTGgagaagcagctgcagcaggcgcTTGAGAGCCAGAGCGGCGAGGGCGGGGGTCCGGAGGACGGCAGAAGGGCACAGGTGAGAGAGGTGGGGGTCCAGACCGGGTTCGTGGGGCCCATTCCACTCCGTCCTGGGTCCCTGCCTTTCCAAAACACCAACAATTCCGCGAAACGGCCCACCAGCCTGTTTCCCGACGGGCCCACTTTTCCCAACACCAATCCCACCATCACCATCAGCCTGTCCACCCCGTCGGAGACCTCGGCCAACACCAACAACTCCAACAATGCAGCATCCTCCCCCAACCCGCCACCCAGGTTCCTGCCGGGCACCATCTGGTCCTACAACCACAGCCGCAAACTGGGACCCGGCCTGGAGACCAGGGTCACGAGCCCCGGGGTGTCCTGGGTGCACCCAGACGGAGTCGGGGTCCAAATAGACACCATCACCCCGGAGATCAGAGCCCTTTACAACGTCCTGGCCAAAGTCAAGCGCGAGAGAGATGAATACAAGCGCAG GTGGGAGGAGGAGTACACCGTCAGAGTTGACCTCCAGCAAAAAGTCACAGATCTTCAAGAG GACCTTCAGGAGAGCGAGGTGTGTCAGGATGAACTGGCTCTCCGGGTGCAGCAGCTGAAGGCAGAGCTTGTCCTCTTCAGAGGGCTTATGAGCAAT AATTTGTCTGACCTTGATAGCAAGATCCAAGAGAAAGCGATGAAGGTGGACATGGACATCTGCAGGCGTATCGACATCACGGCCCGCCTGTGCGATGTGGCTCAGCAGAGGAACTGTGAAGACATGATCCAGATGTTTCAG GTACCCACTACTCAGTCCGCCATAAACTGCCGTCCGAGGAAGCAGACGCCCCAGACGGTGAACAGCAGTGATGCTGACGATCCAATGAGCACCTcggacagtgatggaggaggggTCAGGGAGGACGACGTGGGCTGtgcttcagccaatcagattaatGAGGAGATGCAGCGAATGCTGACGCAGCT GGAATGTGAGTTTGAGGATGACTGCGATAGCCTGGCTTGGGAGGAGACAGAAGAAACTCTACTGTTGTGGGaggatttcccaggatgcaccttGCCCATGGATACAGTTACTAATGGATGCGCCTCAACAATAAGTGGT CAGCAAGAGGAATGTTTGGAAAAGGTTATTAAGGACACTGAGTGTCTCTTCAAATCCAGAGAGAAGGAGTACCAGGAGACCATAGATCAGATTGAG CTGGAGCTGGCCACAGCTAAGTCCGACATGAACAGGCACCTGCATGAGTACATGGAGATGTGCAGCATGAAGCGAGGCCTGGACGTCCAGATGGAGACATGCAGGAGGCTGATCACTCGGTCTGGAGAAAG TAAATCCACTTCACCTGGTCCTGGAGGGGGGGCTGAAGAAAGTGATGATGCGGAGAAGGAGCTGCCAGATCCTCCTTCTGCTGATCCCTCAGGAAGATAA
- the LOC114790006 gene encoding polyadenylate-binding protein 1-like has protein sequence MNPSAPSYPMASLYVGDLHSDVTEAMLYEKFSPAGPILSIRVCRDMITRRSLGYAYVNFQQPADAERALDTMNFDVIKGRPVRIMWSQRDPSLRKSGVGNIFIKNLDRSIDNKALNDTFSAFGNILSCKVVCDESGSKGYGFVHFETHEAAERAIEKMNGMLLNDRKVFVGRFKSRKEREAEFGARAKEFTNVYIKNFGEDMTDEKLKEIFGKYGPALSIRVMTDENGKSKGFGFVSFERHADAQKAVDDMNGKELNGKLVYVGRAQKRVERQTELKRRFEQMKQDRLTRYQGVNLYVKNLDDGLDDERLRKEFAPFGTITSAKVMTEGGRSRGFGFVCFSSPEEATKAVTEMNGRIVATKPLYVALAQRKEERQAHLTNQYMQRMASVRPVPNAVINPYQPTPPSAYFMAAIPQAQTRAAYYPTGQLTQFRPSPRWATQGDRPQHFQNMPNALRQSAPRPQPFSNVRPSATQVPRMMASQRMVSQAMPPRSANAAVPGAAPVRGVHHYKYATGVRNPQQHLGTQHQANLQQPAVLVQGQEPLTASMLAAAPPQEQKQMLGERLFPLIQNMHPSMAGKITGMLLEIDNSELLHMLESPESLRSKVDEAVAVLQAHQAKETAQKSPVPAV, from the exons ATGAACCCCAGCGCTCCCAGCTACCCGATGGCCTCCCTGTACGTCGGCGACCTCCACTCGGACGTGACCGAGGCGATGCTGTACGAGAAGTTCAGCCCCGCGGGTCCCATCCTGTCCATCCGGGTGTGCAGGGACATGATCACCCGCCGCTCGCTCGGCTACGCCTACGTGAACTTCCAGCAGCCCGCGGACG CGGAGCGCGCTCTGGACACCATGAACTTTGACGTCATCAAGGGCAGGCCAGTGCGCATCATGTGGTCGCAGCGTGACCCCTCCCTGAGGAAGAGTGGCGTTGGGAACATATTCATCAAGAACCTGGACCGGTCCATTGATAACAAAGCCCTGAATGATACCTTCTCGGCTTTTGGGAACATTCTGTCTTGTAAG GTGGTTTGCGACGAGAGTGGCTCCAAGGGATATGGCTTTGTGCACTTCGAGACCCATGAAGCGGCGGAAAGAGCCATTGAGAAAATGAACGGGATGTTGCTCAATGACCGAAAAGT GTTTGTGGGCCGTTTCAAGTCTCGTAAAGAGCGTGAGGCAGAGTTTGGAGCGCGTGCCAAAGAATTCACTAATGTTTACATCAAGAACTTTGGAGAGGACATGACTGACGAGAAGCTGAAGGAAATATTTGGAAAATAtg GTCCAGCCCTGAGCATTAGGGTCATGACTGATGAAAATGGGAAATCTAAAGGCTTTGGCTTTGTCAGCTTTGAGAGACATGCAGATGCCCAAAAG GCTGTCGATGATATGAATGGGAAGGAGCTGAACGGGAAGCTTGTGTATGTGGGCCGTGCCCAGAAGAGGGTCGAACGGCAGACAGAGCTGAAGCGCAGATTTGAGCAGATGAAGCAGGACCGCTTGACCCGATATCAG GGTGTGAATCTCTACGTGAAAAATCTGGATGATGGTTTGGATGATGAGCGCTTGCGTAAAGAGTTTGCTCCCTTTGGAACAATTACCAGTGCCAAG GTGATGACCGAGGGAGGCCGCAGCAGAGGCTTTGGTTTCGTTTGCTTCTCCTCTCCGGAGGAAGCCACCAAGGCTGTGACTGAGATGAATGGACGCATTGTGGCTACCAAGCCACTGTACGTTGCCCTGGCCCAACGTAAGGAGGAGCGACAGGCCCACCTCACCAACCAGTACATGCAGAGGATGGCCAGTGTCAGACCCGTGCCAAATGCAGTCATCAACCCCTACCAGCCAACCCCACCATCCGCATATTTCATGGCTGCCATTCCTCAG GCTCAGACCCGCGCCGCGTATTATCCTACCGGCCAGCTCACTCAGTTTCGACCCAGCCCTCGATGGGCCACCCAGGGAGACCGCCCTCAGC ATTTCCAGAATATGCCCAATGCTCTACGCCAATCTGCGCCGCGGCCTCAGCCCTTCAGCAATGTCAGGCCATCTGCAACTCAGGTGCCGCGCATGATGGCGTCCCAGCGCATGG TTTCTCAGGCCATGCCACCGCGCTCGGCAAACGCTGCAGTCCCAGGCGCAGCTCCGGTGCGTGGCGTCCACCACTACAAGTACGCCACTGGTGTGAGAAACCCCCAACAGCATCTGGGCACCCAGCACCAAGCCAACCTGCAGCAG CCGGCCGTCTTGGTTCAGGGTCAGGAGCCCTTGACCGCCTCCATGTTGGCTGCTGCCCCTCCACAGGAGCAGAAACAGATGCTGG GTGAGCGCTTGTTTCCCCTCATCCAGAACATGCACCCTTCAATGGCAGGAAAAATCACTGGCATGCTGCTGGAGATCGACAATTCAGAGTTGCTTCACATGCTGGAGTCTCCTGAGTCTCTGCGCTCAAAG GTGGATGAGGCTGTAGCGGTGCTCCAGGCCCATCAGGCAAAGGAGACTGCCCAGAAGTCCCCAGTGCCAGCTGTCTGA